CCCTAAATCCATCATTGCCTGATTAAAATCAGCAACTTGCGAAGTGGGCGTAACCGCCTCCGTCAATGCCCACAATCTCTTTTCAACCGGCTTTTCGCCCGCCCAACCTTCCACCGCAAAATAACGAGAAAGCACTCGTTTAACATTCCCGTCTAAAATCGGATGGGGCGCATTCAGCACCGAAGATAAAATCGCCCCAGCGGTGCTTCTCCCCACGCCGGAAAGCGCCAAAACATCAGCAAAATCGGTTGGAAATTCGCCCCCAAACTCATCTCGAATTTGCTGCGCCGCCTTGTGTAAATTTCTGGCACGAGCGTAATAACCAAGCCCCGTCCACAAATGCAACACCTCATCAATAGAGGCATTAGCCAAATCAACTACAGTAGGAAAGCGTTGCATAAATCGCTCAAAATAGGGAATGACCGTGACTACTTGGGTTTGTTGTAACATCACTTCCGATAACCACACGCCGTATAAACTCTTATTTTGCTGCCAAGGCAGATGTTTACGCCCATATTGTTGATACCATGCCAATACTCTTTTCACAAAAGGGGCTTCAACGGAAGATTGCGCCAAAGGAAATTCGTTTTTTTCTTTTTTCATTGAGATACATTAAAATTCACATTAAAAACAAATAGTAACCCAAGCGGTCAAATTTAGCGAAAACTTTGCAAAAATTTAAAAAATACGACCGCTTATCTAAGGACAAATTATGACACCTATTCTCGGTTTTCATCATATTGCGTTAATCGTATCAGACTACGAGAAATCCAAGCATTTCTATACGCAAATTCTCGGTGGGGATATTCTTGCCGAAACCTATCGTGCAGAGCGTCAAAGCTACAAACTGGATTTACGCTTTGCAGATGGCTCCCAAATTGAATTATTTAGCTTTCCTAACCCACCTCAACGCATAAATTCCCCTGAAGCGTGTGGGTTACGTCATCTTGCTTTCCGTGTTCCAAATATGGAACATGCTGTCCAATATTTAGCAACATATGGTATTGAAGCCGAGCCTATCCGAATAGATGAATTGACAGGAAAGAAATTTACCTTCTTCCGTGATCCCGATGATCTTCCATTGGAATTTTATGAGGTAAACGAATGATCTTCCCTCCACTTTCTTCTGGGATTTTGATCCAACGTTACAAACGTTTTTT
This genomic window from Actinobacillus porcitonsillarum contains:
- the mutY gene encoding A/G-specific adenine glycosylase, translating into MKKEKNEFPLAQSSVEAPFVKRVLAWYQQYGRKHLPWQQNKSLYGVWLSEVMLQQTQVVTVIPYFERFMQRFPTVVDLANASIDEVLHLWTGLGYYARARNLHKAAQQIRDEFGGEFPTDFADVLALSGVGRSTAGAILSSVLNAPHPILDGNVKRVLSRYFAVEGWAGEKPVEKRLWALTEAVTPTSQVADFNQAMMDLGAMICTRSKPKCSLCPLEKSCQANAQQAWADFPAKKPKKALPEKQSYFLILKRGTDILLEKREAKGLWGGLYVFPQFEDFDTLKRFVFSQNLQISQQLTAFRHTFSHFHLDITPILVELDLQKIDETLPLKVAENSGNYRPSVSSKANYWYDLTSPNEIGLATPVKRILDELSLTYRE
- a CDS encoding VOC family protein is translated as MMTPILGFHHIALIVSDYEKSKHFYTQILGGDILAETYRAERQSYKLDLRFADGSQIELFSFPNPPQRINSPEACGLRHLAFRVPNMEHAVQYLATYGIEAEPIRIDELTGKKFTFFRDPDDLPLEFYEVNE